The following proteins come from a genomic window of Lolium rigidum isolate FL_2022 chromosome 5, APGP_CSIRO_Lrig_0.1, whole genome shotgun sequence:
- the LOC124655151 gene encoding protein HESO1-like: MATPAASSPAPAAAPLPPFSDDDATSDGSTESAVSVWDSQDLRSRAECSEAELLAAMSVDASLLPALNDLLLEVYAALRPKPIHYQQRNALVHDFSKMTTKIFGNNNGFPVVQAFGSFTMDLFTPKSDLDLSVNFSADTEDQCPRNKKIKVIRKFSKVLYSLQRDGIYCGVLPVVSAKVPILNVIDRGTGVECDISVENKDGMTRSMIFKFVSSLDERFQILSYLVKIWAKIHDVNSPREQTMSSMSIISLVAFHLQTRHPPILPPFSALLKDGSDSANVEKKVLLFQGFGSTNKETIAELFVSLMSKLLSVESLWEHGLCASNFEASWISKTWKKGVGNLSVEDFLDRSQNFARAVGKAQMQKVCRCLTECASNLTYFMRGKINARKLKTCLFGRLNPDDLVSKPRLRDSKRKQNPKRNLESRRGMQKRAKRAAVQQEDQADAAPAAVVTPPVVQQQRPTQTPTPTRCCSSVGMPSWPLVTVPSGFGYGLSVRLPGPGLLGRAPGYLAGSDGGVEPPRQGPLLPMPCFARMGRQRSSITAEQLQSGEVKKKDTGS, encoded by the exons ATGGCGACCCCTGCCGCTTCGTCtccggcaccggcggcggcgccgctacCGCCATTCTCCGACGACGACGCGACCTCCGACGG GTCCACTGAGAGTGCGGTCAGCGTGTGGGATTCACAAG ATTTACGGAGCCGTGCGGAGTGTTCCGAGGCAGAGCTGCTCGCCGCGATGTCGGTAGATGCTAGCCTTCTTCCAGCCCTCAACGATTTACTCCTCGAGGTGTATGCTGCGCTGCGGCCCAAGCCCATCCACTACCAGCAGCGGAACGCCTTGGTCCATGACTTCAGCAAGATGACCACTAAAATCTTCG GTAACAACAATGGGTTTCCAGTCGTGCAAGCGTTTGGCTCATTCACGATGGATTTGTTTACTCCCAAAAGTGACCTGGATCTCTCTGTCAACTTTAGTGCCGATACCGAGGATCAGTGTCCTCGCAATAAGAAGATCAAAGTTATCAGGAAATTTTCCAAAGTTCTGTATTCCCTCCAAA GGGATGGAATTTACTGCGGAGTTTTGCCTGTTGTAAGTGCCAAGGTGCCTATTCTGAATGTTATTGATAGGGGAACTGGCGTTGAGTGTGATATTTCGGTTGAAaacaaagatggcatgacaagatCGATGATCTTCAAATTCGTTTCTTCACTCGATGAAAGGTTTCAGATACTAAGTTACTTG GTCAAGATCTGGGCCAAGATACATGATGTGAACAGCCCGAGAGAACAGACAATGAGCTCGATGTCAATCATTTCCTTAGTTGCTTTCCATTTGCAG ACCCGTCATCCTCCAATATTGCCTCCGTTCTCTGCCTTGTTAAAAG ATGGTTCAGATTCTGCAAACGTCGAGAAAAAGGTCTTGCTGTTCCAGGGGTTTGGGAGCACAAACAAAGAAACAATAGCTGAACTGTTTGTATCATTAATGAGTAAG CTACTATCAGTGGAGAGTTTATGGGAGCACGGGCTCTGCGCAAGCAATTTCGAAGCATCGTGGATCTCCAAAACCTGGAAGAAAGGTGTCGGTAATCTAAGT GTTGAAGACTTCTTGGACCGGTCACAGAACTTTGCGAGGGCGGTGGGGAAGGCGCAGATGCAGAAGGTGTGCAGGTGCCTCACAGAGTGCGCCTCGAACCTGACATATTTCATGAGGGGCAAGATCAACGCTCGGAAGCTGAAGACCTGTCTGTTTGGGCGGCTGAACCCGGATGATCTGGTTAGCAAGCCCCGGTTAAGAGACAGCAAGAGGAAGCAGAACCCGAAACGGAACCTGGAGAGCAGACGGGGGATGCAGAAGAGAGCAAAGCGTGCTGCTGTACAACAGGAGGACCAAGCTGATGCTGCTCCTGCCGCGGTGGTCACGCCTCCTGTTGTACAGCAGCAACGTCCCACCCAGACCCCGACCCCGACCCGGTGTTGTAGCAGCGTGGGAATGCCATCGTGGCCTCTCGTCACCGTTCCTTCCGGTTTCGGCTACGGGTTATCCGTCCGTCTGCCTGGCCCCGGGTTGCTGGGCCGGGCACCGGGCTATTTGGCTGGATCGGACGGTGGAGTTGAGCCACCGAGACAAGGCCCGCTTCTTCCAATGCCATGCTTCGCCAGAATGGGTCGCCAGCGGAGTAGTATTACAGCTGAGCAGCTCCAGTCCGGTGAGGTGAAGAAGAAGGATACCGGGAGTTAG
- the LOC124653257 gene encoding probable 2-oxoglutarate-dependent dioxygenase SLC1 — protein MAILGPAVDRQQQPSTCNAPSSSDSCKEEEELKGVRHLCERGITALPPRYVLPPSDRPAPAAPRSIPVIDLARLRSSERARELAALDAACRDLGFFQVVNHGVQSQGMLDVARRFFALPQEERARHMSSDIRAPVRYGTSFNQLNDGVLCWRDFLKLLCNPARLDEVVPSWPDNPADLRDVMSPYARANQMLFRELISAALEAMGIIGSGVLKELESGTHMMMVNCFPACPEPELTLGMPPHSDYGFLTLLLQDQVNGLEVSDGEDWLLVDPLPGALVVNVGDHLEIFSNGRYKSVLHRVRVNSTRSRISVASLHSLPTERVIGPAPELLAEGTPRLYLDTDLATFLDYLSSAEGKHKTFLQSRRITFPPS, from the exons ATGGCGATCCTCGGCCCGGCCGTGGACCGGCAGCAGCAGCCGTCCACCTGCAACGCTCCATCTTCGTCGGACTCGtgcaaagaggaggaggagctcaaGGGTGTGCGTCACCTGTGCGAGCGTGGCATTACGGCCCTACCGCCACGCTACGTCCTCCCACCCTCCGACCGCCCGGCGCCGGCGGCTCCCCGCAGCATACCCGTCATCGACCTTGCTCGCCTCCGCTCATCAGAGCGCGCCAGGGAACTGGCCGCGCTCGACGCCGCGTGCCGCGACCTGGGCTTCTTCCAGGTGGTCAACCACGGCGTGCAAAGCCAAGGGATGCTGGACGTGGCGCGCCGCTTCTTCGCGCTGCCGCAGGAGGAGCGGGCGCGCCATATGTCGTCTGACATCCGGGCGCCCGTAAGGTACGGGACCAGCTTCAACCAGCTCAACGACGGCGTGCTCTGCTGGCGGGATTTCCTCAAGCTGCTCTGCAACCCGGCCAGGCTAGACGAGGTGGTGCCGTCCTGGCCAGACAACCCCGCTGACCTCAG GGATGTGATGTCGCCGTACGCTCGTGCGAACCAGATGTTGTTCCGAGAGCTAATCTCGGCGGCGCTAGAGGCGATGGGGATCATTGGCAGCGGGGTCCTGAAGGAGCTCGAGAGCGGGACACATATGATGATGGTCAACTGTttcccggcgtgcccggagccagAGCTGACGCTAGGGATGCCGCCGCACTCCGACTATGGATTCCTCACCCTCCTCCTCCAGGACCAGGTCAATGGTCTCGAAGTCAGCGATGGGGAAGACTGGCTCCTCGTCGACCCTCTGCCAGGCGCGCTCGTCGTCAACGTCGGCGATCACCTCGAG ATATTCAGCAATGGGCGGTACAAGAGCGTGTTGCACCGGGTGCGGGTGAACTCCACCCGGTCACGTATCTCCGTGGCCTCACTCCACAGTCTTCCTACGGAGCGGGTCATCGGGCCCGCGCCAGAGCTGCTTGCCGAAGGTACCCCGCGGCTGTACTTGGACACTGATTTGGCTACCTTCCTCGACTACCTCTCCTCCGCTGAAGGGAAGCACAAGACCTTTCTCCAGTCTAGAAGGATTACATTTCCACCATCATAG